The Mastomys coucha isolate ucsf_1 unplaced genomic scaffold, UCSF_Mcou_1 pScaffold4, whole genome shotgun sequence genome has a segment encoding these proteins:
- the Frs2 gene encoding fibroblast growth factor receptor substrate 2, with translation MGSCCSCPDKDTVPDNHRNKFKVINVDDDGNELGSGVMELTDTELILYTRKRDSVKWHYLCLRRYGYDSNLFSFESGRRCQTGQGIFAFKCARAEELFNMLQEIMQNNSINVVEEPVVERNSQQTELEVPRTPRTPTTPGLGAQNLPNGYPRYPSFGDASSHPSSRHPSVGSARLPSVGEESTHPLLVAEEQVHTYVNTTGVQEERKNRASVHVPPEARVSNLDGNTPKEEPSSTEDRDPRVLLKPEGVQFVLGPTPVQKQLMEKEKLEQLGKDPVSGSGASSTEWDTGYDSDERRDVPPVNKLVYENINGLSIPSASGVRRGRLPSTSTSDTQNINNSAQRRPALLNYENLPSLPPVWEARKLSRDEDDNLGPKTPSLNGYHNNLDPMHNYVNTENVTVPASAHKIDYSRRRDCTPTVFNFDIRRPSLEHRQLNYIQVDLEGGSDSDNPQTPKTPTTPLPQTPTRRTELYAVIDIERTAAMSNLQKALPRDDGTSRKTRHNSTDLPM, from the exons ATGGGTAGCTGTTGTAGCTGTCCAGATAAAGACACTGTCCCAGATAACCATCGGAACAAGTTTAAG GTCATTAATGTGGATGACGATGGGAATGAGCTAGGCTCTGGTGTAATGGAGCTCACAGACACAGAGCTGATTTTGTACACCCGGAAACGTGACTCAGTAAAATGGCACTACCTCTGCCTACGACGATATGGCTATGACTctaatctgttttcttttgaaagtggTCGAAGGTGTCAAACTGGACAAG GAATTTTTGCTTTTAAGTGTGCCCGTGCAGAAGAATTATTTAACATGTTGCAAGAGATTATGCAGAATAACAGTATAAATGTGGTGGAAGAGCCAGTTGTAGAAAGGAATAGTCAGCAGACAGAGTTGGAAGTCCCGCGGACACCCCGGACACCCACAA CTCCAGGGCTTGGTGCTCAGAACTTACCTAATGGGTATCCCCGCTACCCTTCGTTTGGAGACGCTTCATCCCACCCCTCAAGCAGGCATCCCTCCGTGGGAAGTGCTCGCTTACCTTCAGTCGGTGAAGAGTCCACACACCCTTTGCTCGTGGCTGAAGAACAA GTACATACTTATGTTAACACTACAGGTGTGCAAGAAGAGCGAAAAAACCGTGCAAGTGTGCACGTTCCCCCAGAGGCAAGGGTTTCTAACCTTGATGGCAACACACCAAAAGAAGAGCCGAGTAGCACTGAAGACAGGGACCCTCGCGTGCTTCTCAAGCCTGAAGGAGTCCAGTTTGTTCTCGGACCGACCCCTGTTCAGAAGCAGctaatggaaaaagagaaactggAGCAACTGGGAAAAGACCCAGTCAGTGGGAGTGGGGCTAGTAGCACAGAGTGGGACACTGGCTATGACAGTGATGAACGCAGAGATGTGCCCCCTGTTAACAAACTGgtgtatgaaaatataaatgggCTATCTATCCCTAGTGCCTCAGGGGTCAGGAGAGGCCGTCTGCCATCTACCAGCACCTCAGACACCCAGAATATCAACAACTCAGCGCAGAGAAGACCTGCACTATTAAACTATGAAAATTTACCGTCTTTGCCTCCTGTTTGGGAAGCCCGCAAGCTCAGTAGGGATGAAGATGACAATTTAGGACCAAAGACCCCATCTCTAAATGGCTACCATAATAATCTAGATCCAATGCATAACTATGTTAATACAGAGAATGTAACAGTACCGGCAAGTGCTCACAAAATAGACTATTCTCGGCGTAGGGATTGCACACCAACAGTCTTTAACTTTGATATCAGGCGCCCCAGTTTAGAACATAGGCAACTCAATTATATACAGGTGGATTTGGAAGGGGGCAGTGACTCTGACAACCCTCAGACTCCAAAAACGCCAACCACTCCCCTCCCACAAACCCCCACGCGGCGCACAGAGCTGTACGCTGTGATAGACATTGAGAGAACTGCTGCTATGTCCAACTTGCAGAAAGCACTGCCGAGAGACGACGGTACATCTCGGAAGACGAGACACAATAGTACTGACCTGCCCATGTGA